A section of the Kribbella sp. HUAS MG21 genome encodes:
- a CDS encoding MFS transporter has product MLVPVVLAAALMNAAMIAASAVSTILTADELGSSLAGVPNTAGVLGTAAGAMAVGRWTTRFGRAYALRLGYGAGVAGGALTVLAAVGAPIALLFVGMFLLGAGNAASLLSRYAAGEAVPEPRQASAMSAVVWASTAGAAGGPFLMAPAQGFASAVGLPAVAGPFLLALATVFGALVAATYIRTVHTAEQPARSRATQAPAAARTSVLVAAGVMVTGHLVMVALMSAVPVHTHHHGEGLGLLGVMLSAHTLGMFALSPLTGWWIDRTGPRPVMLSGLLLLIVSALLTTQSGLAFTPALFLLGYAWNLCYLGGSARLLGTPYESRVESSIWAISAVSAASSPWLYTLGGYPLLTVISVVLAVPLVLLVLRRREHTVAVP; this is encoded by the coding sequence ATGCTCGTTCCCGTCGTCCTCGCAGCCGCCCTGATGAACGCGGCGATGATCGCCGCCAGCGCGGTGAGCACGATCCTGACCGCCGACGAACTCGGCTCCAGCCTCGCCGGCGTCCCGAACACGGCCGGGGTCCTCGGCACCGCCGCCGGTGCGATGGCGGTCGGCCGGTGGACCACCCGGTTCGGTCGCGCGTACGCCCTCCGGCTCGGGTACGGCGCGGGCGTCGCCGGCGGGGCGTTGACGGTGCTCGCCGCGGTGGGTGCGCCGATCGCGCTGCTGTTCGTCGGCATGTTCCTGCTCGGGGCCGGGAACGCCGCCAGCCTGTTGTCCCGGTACGCCGCCGGCGAGGCCGTCCCGGAGCCCCGCCAGGCGTCGGCGATGAGCGCGGTCGTGTGGGCCAGTACCGCGGGCGCCGCCGGCGGACCGTTCCTGATGGCGCCCGCGCAGGGCTTCGCCTCGGCAGTCGGACTGCCCGCGGTCGCCGGGCCCTTCCTGCTGGCCTTGGCAACGGTCTTCGGGGCCCTGGTCGCGGCGACGTACATCCGGACCGTCCACACCGCCGAGCAACCGGCCAGGTCCCGTGCCACTCAGGCCCCGGCCGCCGCTCGTACGTCGGTCCTCGTGGCCGCCGGCGTGATGGTGACCGGGCATCTGGTGATGGTGGCGCTGATGTCGGCCGTTCCGGTGCACACCCACCACCACGGCGAAGGCCTCGGGCTGCTGGGCGTGATGCTGTCCGCGCACACGCTCGGGATGTTCGCGCTGTCGCCGCTGACGGGGTGGTGGATCGACCGCACCGGTCCGCGTCCGGTGATGCTCAGCGGTCTGCTGCTGCTGATCGTGTCCGCGCTGCTGACCACGCAGTCGGGCCTGGCCTTCACCCCGGCGCTGTTCCTGCTCGGCTACGCGTGGAACCTCTGCTACCTGGGCGGCAGCGCGCGGCTGCTCGGTACGCCGTACGAGAGCAGGGTCGAGTCGTCGATCTGGGCGATCTCCGCGGTCTCCGCGGCCAGTTCGCCGTGGCTCTACACGCTCGGCGGCTACCCGCTGTTGACCGTCATCTCGGTCGTTCTCGCCGTACCGTTGGTGCTGCTCGTACTGCGTCGACGTGAGCACACCGTCGCGGTACCGTGA
- the rpsF gene encoding 30S ribosomal protein S6 has protein sequence MRRYEVMVILDPELDERTVEPSIDQYLNIVRKEGGTVEKLDIWGRRKLAYDVKKKAEGIYAVIDLTAEPAVVKELDRQLTLNESILRTKVIRPDQH, from the coding sequence ATGCGTCGTTACGAAGTCATGGTGATCCTCGACCCGGAGCTCGATGAGCGCACCGTGGAGCCGTCCATCGACCAGTACCTGAACATCGTCCGCAAGGAAGGTGGCACGGTCGAGAAGCTCGACATCTGGGGTCGTCGCAAGCTCGCCTATGACGTGAAGAAGAAGGCCGAAGGCATCTACGCCGTCATCGACCTGACCGCCGAGCCGGCGGTCGTGAAGGAGCTCGACCGGCAGCTCACGCTGAACGAGTCGATCCTGCGCACCAAGGTCATCCGGCCGGACCAGCACTGA
- a CDS encoding single-stranded DNA-binding protein yields the protein MAGEPPITLIGNLTGDPELRFTPSGAAVANFTIASTPRTLDRQTNEWKDGETLFISCSVWRQVAENVAESLTRGSRVVVHGRLKARSYDDRDGNKRTVFECDVEEIGASMRYATLKISKTSRSDGGGFGGGGGGNQGGGYNQGGGNPGGGYGGGQGGNQQNDPWATPQGGGQPAQQNDPWASQGGGSMEEPPF from the coding sequence ATGGCAGGCGAACCACCCATCACCCTGATCGGAAACCTCACGGGTGATCCGGAACTGCGCTTCACGCCCTCGGGCGCCGCGGTGGCGAATTTCACCATCGCGTCCACCCCGCGGACGCTGGACCGGCAGACCAACGAGTGGAAGGACGGGGAGACCCTCTTCATCTCGTGTTCGGTGTGGCGCCAGGTCGCCGAGAACGTTGCCGAGTCGCTGACCCGCGGTTCCCGGGTCGTCGTGCACGGGCGCCTGAAGGCGCGCAGCTACGACGACCGCGACGGGAACAAGCGCACCGTGTTCGAGTGTGACGTCGAGGAGATCGGCGCCAGCATGCGCTACGCGACGCTGAAGATCTCCAAGACCTCGCGCTCCGACGGCGGTGGCTTCGGCGGCGGCGGTGGTGGCAACCAGGGTGGCGGCTACAACCAGGGCGGTGGCAACCCGGGCGGCGGCTACGGCGGCGGCCAGGGTGGCAACCAGCAGAACGACCCCTGGGCGACCCCGCAGGGCGGCGGACAGCCCGCCCAGCAGAACGACCCCTGGGCCAGCCAGGGCGGCGGCTCGATGGAGGAGCCCCCGTTCTGA
- the rpsR gene encoding 30S ribosomal protein S18 — translation MAKIVRKPKKKICGFCKDKATYVDYKDTALLRKFISDRGKIRARRVTGNCVQHQRDVATAIKNAREVALLPYTSTAR, via the coding sequence ATGGCCAAGATCGTTCGGAAGCCGAAGAAGAAGATCTGCGGCTTCTGCAAGGACAAGGCGACGTACGTCGATTACAAGGACACCGCGCTGCTGCGCAAGTTCATCTCGGACCGCGGCAAGATCCGCGCCCGCCGGGTGACCGGGAACTGCGTGCAGCACCAGCGCGACGTGGCCACCGCTATCAAGAACGCTCGTGAGGTGGCCCTGCTGCCGTACACGAGCACGGCTCGCTGA
- the rplI gene encoding 50S ribosomal protein L9, translated as MKLILSQEVEGLGAPGDIVEVKDGYGRNYLVPRGLAIGWTRGAEKQIQTIKRARDARAIQGKEHASEVKNQLEQLAVKLEVKAGDTGRLFGSVTPADIAGAIKAAGGPLVEKRAIAIATPIKTTGKHQVAVQLHPEVAATVRLEVAAG; from the coding sequence ATGAAGCTCATCCTGTCTCAGGAGGTCGAGGGCCTCGGAGCCCCCGGCGACATCGTCGAGGTGAAGGACGGCTACGGCCGTAACTACCTGGTCCCGCGCGGCCTGGCCATCGGCTGGACCCGCGGCGCCGAGAAGCAGATCCAGACGATCAAGCGGGCGCGCGACGCCCGGGCGATCCAGGGCAAGGAGCACGCGAGCGAGGTCAAGAACCAGCTCGAGCAGCTTGCCGTGAAGCTGGAGGTCAAGGCCGGTGACACCGGCCGGCTGTTCGGTTCGGTCACCCCGGCCGACATCGCCGGCGCCATCAAGGCCGCCGGCGGCCCGCTGGTCGAGAAGCGCGCGATCGCGATCGCGACGCCGATCAAGACCACCGGCAAGCACCAGGTCGCCGTCCAGCTGCACCCGGAGGTGGCCGCCACGGTCCGCCTCGAGGTTGCGGCCGGCTGA
- a CDS encoding DUF6668 family protein → MTPRGPSAPQHGVPAPAEDQRLPKFAIPAADTLWWVGVHGGAGETTMSVLLPGTRAANHRWPIPPPPVPTPVILVARTHGSGLRAAQRAAIEWASGVVQGVAVLGLVLIADAPGRLPRVLDDFADIVGGGVPRVWDIPWIEEWRRGEAPTPDNTPDEVFEVLESIYALRASNPADYPAPY, encoded by the coding sequence ATGACCCCGCGGGGGCCGTCCGCCCCGCAGCACGGGGTGCCGGCGCCGGCGGAGGACCAGCGGCTGCCCAAGTTCGCGATTCCGGCGGCGGACACGCTCTGGTGGGTCGGTGTGCACGGCGGCGCCGGCGAGACCACCATGTCCGTACTGCTCCCCGGGACCCGGGCGGCCAACCACCGTTGGCCGATCCCGCCGCCGCCGGTGCCGACACCGGTGATCCTGGTCGCCCGGACCCACGGGTCCGGGCTGCGCGCCGCGCAGCGGGCCGCGATCGAGTGGGCCTCGGGCGTCGTGCAGGGCGTCGCCGTGCTCGGCCTGGTGCTGATCGCGGACGCCCCCGGCCGGCTGCCCAGGGTGCTCGACGACTTCGCCGACATCGTCGGCGGAGGTGTTCCGAGGGTCTGGGACATCCCCTGGATCGAGGAGTGGCGCAGAGGGGAGGCTCCGACGCCTGACAACACCCCGGACGAGGTTTTCGAAGTCCTTGAATCCATCTACGCTCTTCGCGCGTCAAACCCAGCGGATTACCCCGCCCCATACTGA
- a CDS encoding conjugal transfer protein TrbC yields the protein MSFAHHLIMELPNMLPLEAPPGVQGNLDKVLGWVKWIAYSVCVLGILIAGGMMAVGQRRGEGGEHAARLGWVLAACIVIGAATALVDALKS from the coding sequence ATGTCGTTCGCACACCACCTGATCATGGAGCTTCCGAACATGCTCCCCCTGGAAGCGCCGCCAGGGGTTCAGGGCAACCTGGACAAGGTCCTCGGCTGGGTCAAGTGGATCGCGTACTCGGTCTGTGTCCTCGGCATCCTGATCGCCGGCGGCATGATGGCCGTCGGTCAGCGCCGCGGTGAGGGCGGCGAGCACGCGGCCCGGCTCGGCTGGGTCCTCGCGGCCTGCATCGTGATCGGTGCGGCCACCGCCCTCGTCGACGCGCTGAAGAGCTGA
- a CDS encoding SCO6880 family protein, translating to MAAAENVRRAPRTYGNWRQPASAGIAGLGMLGTGIMMGGLLLVVFATMAGGIRAALVSLLIVGAALGLLVTKDKHGHSTLQRLSTHIGWQRAKMAKHNIYRSGPLGRTAWGKFQLPGLAAASQLSEYQDSYGRPFALLYYPSTRHFTVVINAEPDGASLVDEEQVDIWVAHWGQWLASLGHEPGIVAASVTVESAPDTGIRLRREVGNNMMDGTPAIARAMLTEVVQSYPEGSALVSARVALTFKGTDRSGKRRKEDDMGRELAARLPALTQSLNATGAGAARPVSAQELCEAIRIAYDPASAALIDEARGQGMPPELQWTDVGPAAAQSFWDKYRHDSAWSVTWQMSQAPRGEVFSSVLSQLVAPHVDIDRKRVTLLYRPLDAGTAARMVEADKRNASFRATASARPSARNLAEARAADRSAQEEARGAGLVNFGMVVTGTVMSAEQIPDMIAAIDNLGATARVLLRTAYGSQDSAFVAGLPLGVVIQNHLAVPAGLRESL from the coding sequence GTGGCAGCGGCTGAGAACGTACGACGCGCACCTCGCACCTACGGCAACTGGCGGCAGCCCGCCTCCGCGGGCATCGCCGGCCTCGGCATGCTCGGCACCGGCATCATGATGGGCGGCCTGCTGCTGGTCGTCTTCGCCACGATGGCGGGCGGCATCCGGGCCGCTCTCGTCAGCTTGCTGATCGTCGGTGCGGCGCTCGGCCTGCTGGTCACGAAGGACAAGCACGGGCACTCCACGCTGCAACGGCTGTCGACCCACATTGGATGGCAACGAGCAAAAATGGCTAAGCACAACATCTACCGCTCCGGCCCGCTCGGCCGGACCGCCTGGGGCAAGTTCCAGCTTCCCGGTCTCGCCGCGGCCTCCCAGCTGAGCGAGTACCAGGACTCGTACGGGCGGCCGTTCGCGCTCCTGTACTACCCGAGCACCCGGCACTTCACCGTCGTGATCAACGCCGAGCCCGACGGCGCGTCGCTGGTCGACGAGGAGCAGGTGGACATCTGGGTGGCGCACTGGGGCCAGTGGCTCGCTTCGCTCGGTCACGAGCCGGGCATCGTCGCCGCCTCGGTGACGGTGGAGAGCGCGCCCGACACCGGTATCCGGCTGCGTCGCGAGGTCGGCAACAACATGATGGACGGCACGCCCGCGATCGCCCGCGCGATGCTGACCGAGGTCGTGCAGTCCTACCCGGAGGGCTCGGCGCTGGTCTCGGCCCGCGTCGCGTTGACCTTCAAGGGCACCGACCGGAGCGGCAAGCGGCGCAAGGAAGACGACATGGGCCGCGAGCTCGCGGCCCGGCTGCCCGCCCTCACCCAGAGCCTGAACGCGACCGGCGCCGGCGCGGCCCGGCCGGTCAGCGCGCAGGAGCTCTGCGAAGCGATCCGGATCGCGTACGACCCGGCGTCCGCCGCGCTGATCGACGAGGCCCGCGGGCAGGGCATGCCGCCCGAGCTGCAGTGGACCGACGTCGGCCCGGCCGCCGCCCAGTCGTTCTGGGACAAGTACCGCCACGACTCCGCCTGGTCCGTGACCTGGCAGATGTCGCAGGCCCCGCGCGGTGAGGTGTTCTCCTCGGTGCTGTCGCAGCTGGTCGCACCGCACGTCGACATCGACCGCAAGCGCGTGACGCTGCTCTACCGCCCGCTCGACGCCGGTACGGCGGCCCGGATGGTGGAGGCCGACAAGCGGAACGCGTCGTTCCGCGCCACCGCGTCGGCGCGGCCGTCCGCCCGGAACCTGGCCGAAGCCCGGGCCGCGGACCGGTCCGCGCAGGAGGAGGCGCGCGGCGCCGGCCTGGTCAACTTCGGCATGGTCGTCACCGGCACGGTGATGAGCGCGGAGCAGATCCCGGACATGATCGCCGCGATCGACAACCTCGGCGCCACCGCCCGGGTGCTGCTGCGGACGGCGTACGGCTCGCAGGACTCCGCGTTCGTCGCCGGGCTGCCGCTGGGCGTCGTGATCCAGAACCACCTCGCGGTACCGGCGGGACTCCGGGAATCCCTATGA
- a CDS encoding ATP/GTP-binding protein — protein MSKKQKKPVDPTRRGKRPMPRGWPGPGGGYSTYLQAPQEWRGTTVQVCGLWPFAAGTGSPMVGVPIGRNILSGATMCCDPISWFMRAKLISNPSMFVLGKPGLGKSTITRRMALGLAGYGVQPLVLGDLKPDYKDLIEALGGQVIQLGRGRGHLNVLDPGESREAALRLTGKAREAIQADAHGRRQTMVSALIAIMRNQNPNDREETILDEALKVLDERFQGTPVLKDLLQVIQDAPDRVRNVALDRGSLDRYRQITEGLEASLIGLVGGGRLGEIFSAPTDNPMQMDRPVVFDVSNVDDSETSLQAAVLLACWSYGFGAVAVSQALADAGLEPRRHYFVILDELWRVLRAGSGLVDRVDALTRLNRQRGVGMAMISHTMSDLLALPNPEDRMKAKGFVERSGMVICGGLPRAEMDNLTEVVSMSMEEQNMLVGWQDPPAWDPATGKEAAPPGRGNFLIKVGGRPGIPVHVGLTSVEREINDTNKLWKTGEDGKPQKVEIAADGSEAVVGEYSLDDPAMLPPPDPNTRVIARTGVDE, from the coding sequence GTGAGCAAGAAGCAGAAGAAGCCGGTCGACCCGACCCGGCGCGGCAAGCGGCCGATGCCGCGTGGCTGGCCGGGCCCCGGCGGCGGCTACTCGACGTACCTGCAGGCTCCGCAGGAATGGCGTGGTACGACGGTCCAGGTCTGCGGCCTGTGGCCGTTCGCGGCCGGTACCGGCAGCCCGATGGTCGGCGTACCGATCGGCCGGAACATCCTGTCCGGCGCGACCATGTGCTGCGACCCGATCAGCTGGTTCATGCGCGCCAAGCTGATCTCGAACCCGTCGATGTTCGTGCTCGGCAAGCCCGGTCTGGGCAAGTCGACGATCACCCGGCGGATGGCGCTCGGCCTGGCCGGGTACGGCGTCCAGCCGCTGGTGCTCGGCGACCTGAAGCCGGACTACAAGGACCTGATCGAGGCCCTCGGCGGCCAGGTCATCCAGCTCGGCCGCGGCCGCGGCCACCTGAACGTGCTCGACCCCGGCGAGTCCCGGGAGGCCGCGCTGCGGCTCACCGGCAAGGCCCGGGAGGCGATCCAGGCCGACGCGCACGGCCGCCGGCAGACGATGGTCTCGGCGCTGATCGCGATCATGCGGAACCAGAACCCGAACGACCGCGAGGAGACCATCCTCGACGAGGCGCTCAAGGTTCTCGACGAGCGGTTCCAGGGCACGCCGGTGCTCAAGGACCTGCTGCAGGTCATCCAGGACGCCCCGGACCGGGTCCGGAACGTCGCCCTGGACCGCGGCAGCCTGGACCGCTACCGGCAGATCACCGAAGGCCTGGAGGCGTCGCTGATCGGTCTGGTCGGCGGCGGCCGGCTGGGCGAGATCTTCTCCGCGCCGACCGACAACCCGATGCAGATGGACCGTCCGGTGGTGTTCGACGTGTCCAACGTCGACGACTCCGAGACCAGCCTGCAGGCCGCCGTACTGCTGGCCTGCTGGTCGTACGGCTTCGGCGCGGTCGCGGTCTCGCAGGCCCTGGCGGACGCCGGCCTGGAGCCGCGGCGGCACTACTTCGTGATCCTCGACGAGCTGTGGCGGGTACTGCGGGCCGGCAGCGGCCTGGTCGACCGTGTCGACGCGCTGACCCGGCTGAACCGGCAGCGCGGTGTCGGGATGGCGATGATCTCGCACACCATGTCCGACCTGCTCGCGCTGCCGAACCCCGAGGACCGGATGAAGGCGAAGGGTTTCGTCGAGCGGTCCGGCATGGTGATCTGCGGCGGCCTGCCGCGCGCCGAGATGGACAACCTGACCGAGGTCGTGTCGATGTCCATGGAGGAGCAGAACATGCTCGTCGGCTGGCAGGACCCGCCCGCGTGGGACCCGGCCACCGGCAAGGAGGCCGCGCCGCCCGGCCGGGGCAACTTCCTGATCAAGGTCGGCGGCCGCCCCGGGATCCCGGTGCACGTCGGCCTCACCTCGGTCGAGCGCGAGATCAACGACACCAACAAGCTGTGGAAGACCGGCGAGGACGGCAAGCCGCAGAAGGTGGAGATCGCCGCGGACGGCAGCGAGGCCGTCGTCGGCGAGTACAGCCTGGACGACCCGGCGATGCTGCCGCCGCCGGACCCGAACACCCGCGTGATCGCCCGGACGGGAGTTGACGAGTAA
- a CDS encoding TraM recognition domain-containing protein: MAQGRKSTGPGGLSPETIFVFAIIGVFAVVVFSLWTALKVASAINGSRTPGNPFDAIVDLMKGNLSWSGAATGILVVEVVVLAGLVAGGWMIFRKRERSIGRVDRQASLMSKRSEIYKLTREGAQEKANQLGAGHAGPGILIGRTVRDNVEVFGNWEDMHVDIWGPRTGKTTSRAVPAILDAPGCVIATSNKRDIVDATRGPRSEKGPVWVFDPQEVCEEPNTWWWNPLTYITDETKARELAEHFVASQRQVGAQTDAFFDAAGTDLLAGLLLAAAVAKRPITQVYSWLADQRNDEPERILRNTPGLQLSADALSGVINAPDKQRAGVYGTAQQSAQFLVNRKVTRWVVPSGPNDNRPQFNPHEFVRKGGTLYSLSKEGAGTAGPLVTALTVAVVEAAEQYARGCPMGRMPSPLVGVLDEAANVCRWKNLPDLYSHFGSRGIVLMTILQSWAQGQECWGDHGMQKLWGSANIRVYGGGAADASFLENLSKMIGDYDIVSRSASYNEGKRGTSQQVQRQNIMEVSDLASMPPGRAVVFPSGIPATLVKTVPWFTRPDAGAVKASLAKYDPGAASSVPVSNNPWVAPQPTAMQRGPERPVWEQNEGDKGGW; the protein is encoded by the coding sequence ATGGCCCAGGGCAGGAAGAGCACCGGCCCCGGCGGGCTGTCTCCCGAGACGATCTTCGTCTTCGCGATCATCGGCGTGTTCGCGGTCGTGGTGTTCTCGCTGTGGACCGCGCTGAAGGTCGCCTCCGCGATCAACGGGTCCCGCACCCCGGGCAACCCGTTCGACGCGATCGTCGACCTGATGAAGGGCAACCTGAGCTGGTCCGGCGCGGCCACCGGCATCCTGGTCGTCGAGGTCGTGGTGCTGGCCGGCCTGGTGGCCGGCGGCTGGATGATCTTCCGGAAGCGGGAGCGCTCGATCGGCCGGGTGGACCGGCAGGCGTCGCTGATGTCGAAGCGGTCGGAGATCTACAAGCTCACCCGCGAGGGCGCGCAGGAGAAGGCCAACCAGCTCGGCGCCGGGCACGCGGGTCCGGGCATCCTGATCGGCCGGACGGTCCGGGACAACGTCGAGGTGTTCGGCAACTGGGAGGACATGCACGTCGACATCTGGGGTCCGCGGACCGGTAAGACCACGTCGCGCGCGGTGCCGGCCATCCTGGACGCTCCCGGCTGTGTCATCGCGACGTCCAACAAGCGGGACATCGTCGACGCCACCCGCGGTCCGCGCTCGGAGAAGGGCCCGGTCTGGGTGTTCGACCCGCAGGAGGTCTGCGAGGAGCCGAACACCTGGTGGTGGAACCCGCTGACCTACATCACCGACGAGACCAAGGCGCGCGAGCTGGCGGAGCACTTCGTCGCGTCGCAGCGCCAGGTCGGTGCGCAGACCGACGCGTTCTTCGACGCCGCCGGTACCGATCTGCTGGCCGGCCTGCTGCTCGCCGCCGCGGTGGCGAAGCGGCCGATCACCCAGGTCTACAGCTGGCTCGCCGACCAGCGCAACGACGAGCCGGAGCGCATCCTGCGCAACACCCCGGGCCTGCAGTTGTCCGCGGACGCACTGTCCGGTGTCATCAACGCGCCGGACAAGCAGCGTGCCGGTGTCTACGGTACGGCGCAGCAGAGCGCCCAGTTCCTGGTCAACCGCAAGGTCACCCGCTGGGTGGTCCCGAGCGGCCCGAACGACAACCGCCCGCAGTTCAACCCGCACGAGTTCGTCCGCAAGGGCGGCACGCTCTACAGCCTCTCGAAGGAAGGCGCCGGTACGGCGGGTCCGCTGGTCACCGCGCTCACCGTCGCCGTCGTCGAGGCCGCCGAGCAGTACGCCCGCGGCTGCCCGATGGGCCGGATGCCCAGCCCGCTGGTCGGCGTACTGGACGAAGCCGCCAACGTGTGCCGGTGGAAGAACCTCCCCGACCTGTACTCGCACTTCGGGTCCCGCGGCATCGTGCTGATGACGATCCTGCAGTCCTGGGCGCAGGGCCAGGAGTGCTGGGGCGACCACGGCATGCAGAAGCTCTGGGGCTCCGCCAACATCCGGGTGTACGGCGGTGGCGCCGCGGACGCGTCGTTCCTCGAGAACCTGAGCAAGATGATCGGCGACTACGACATCGTGTCCCGCTCGGCGTCGTACAACGAGGGCAAGCGCGGTACCAGCCAGCAGGTCCAGCGGCAGAACATCATGGAGGTCTCGGACCTCGCTTCGATGCCGCCCGGTCGCGCGGTCGTGTTCCCGTCCGGTATCCCGGCGACGCTGGTGAAGACGGTGCCGTGGTTCACCCGGCCGGACGCCGGTGCGGTCAAGGCGTCGCTGGCGAAGTACGATCCGGGAGCGGCGTCGAGCGTGCCCGTGAGCAACAACCCGTGGGTGGCCCCGCAGCCGACGGCGATGCAGCGAGGCCCGGAGCGGCCGGTCTGGGAGCAGAACGAGGGAGACAAGGGTGGATGGTGA
- a CDS encoding DUF4913 domain-containing protein — MDGEQELFYPHVAEFVEDRLIYLYTRRLGQQFIWCPEWYRHAEALSRLDSIWRAWEHLRLDPATGMSVWWRDHADPHMMALLDPDGPFAACRNNQHTDYPIPPLPVQEPPAGLFFDQRQPNIRGV; from the coding sequence GTGGATGGTGAACAGGAACTCTTCTACCCGCACGTCGCGGAGTTCGTCGAGGACCGGCTGATCTACCTGTACACCCGCCGGCTCGGCCAGCAGTTCATCTGGTGCCCGGAGTGGTACCGGCACGCGGAGGCGCTCAGCCGGCTGGACTCGATCTGGCGGGCCTGGGAGCACCTGCGGCTGGACCCGGCGACCGGGATGTCGGTCTGGTGGCGTGACCACGCCGACCCGCACATGATGGCGCTGCTGGACCCGGACGGCCCGTTCGCGGCCTGCCGGAACAACCAGCACACCGACTACCCGATCCCGCCGCTCCCGGTCCAGGAGCCGCCGGCCGGCCTGTTCTTCGACCAGCGCCAGCCGAACATCCGCGGCGTCTGA
- a CDS encoding MATE family efflux transporter translates to MRRRIAEQDREILRLAVPAFFALVSEPLMLLADSAIVGHLGTPQLAALGVAGTILQTLVGLCVFLAYGTTSAVARRIGAGDHKGALAQGIDGLWLALLLGVVLALLGVAFAPQAIGAFDPSPEVADHAVTYLRISCIGIPSMLLLLAATGVLRGLQDTKTPMVVAITANLANIALNVLLVYGLDLDIAGSALGTALAQTGAGIALVVVVVRGARRDGAKLRPDRPGILASAQMGVPLIVRTLTLRAAIILLTFVATALGTTSVAAHQVAFTLWSFLALALDAIAIAAQALTGRALGAGDVAGTRAITRRMMWWGLFSGLIGGLALWGLRDVYVPWFTSDPEVRRTLAAVLIVSALWQPINGVVFVLDGVLIGAGDGRYLALAGVVALVLYVPLALAVLWFGGGIVALWWAFGGYMLLRFVTLTTRERRDGWLVTGATR, encoded by the coding sequence GTGAGACGACGGATCGCCGAACAGGACCGCGAGATTCTCCGGCTGGCCGTCCCGGCGTTCTTCGCGCTGGTCTCCGAACCGCTGATGTTGCTTGCCGACTCAGCGATCGTCGGCCATCTCGGCACCCCGCAGCTCGCGGCGCTCGGGGTCGCCGGAACGATCCTGCAGACACTCGTCGGGCTGTGCGTGTTCCTCGCGTACGGCACCACCTCCGCGGTCGCCCGGCGGATCGGCGCCGGCGACCACAAGGGAGCCCTTGCCCAAGGCATCGACGGACTGTGGCTCGCGCTGCTGCTGGGCGTCGTACTCGCACTTCTCGGGGTGGCTTTCGCGCCGCAGGCGATCGGTGCGTTCGACCCGTCGCCCGAGGTGGCCGACCACGCGGTGACGTACCTGCGGATCTCCTGCATCGGCATCCCGTCGATGCTGCTCCTGCTCGCCGCCACGGGCGTACTGCGCGGCCTGCAGGACACCAAGACGCCGATGGTCGTGGCGATCACCGCCAACCTCGCGAACATCGCGCTGAACGTCCTGCTCGTCTACGGCCTCGACCTCGACATCGCCGGATCGGCCCTCGGTACGGCGCTCGCGCAGACCGGCGCCGGGATCGCGCTCGTGGTGGTCGTGGTCCGCGGCGCGCGCCGCGACGGCGCCAAGCTCCGGCCGGACCGCCCGGGCATCCTGGCCTCCGCGCAGATGGGCGTGCCGCTGATCGTCCGGACGCTCACCCTCCGGGCGGCGATCATCCTGCTCACGTTCGTCGCGACCGCCCTCGGTACGACGTCCGTGGCCGCCCACCAGGTCGCGTTCACGTTGTGGTCGTTCCTCGCGCTCGCCCTGGACGCGATCGCGATCGCCGCGCAGGCGCTCACCGGGCGGGCGCTCGGCGCCGGCGACGTCGCGGGGACCCGGGCGATCACCCGCCGGATGATGTGGTGGGGCCTGTTCTCCGGGCTGATCGGCGGCCTCGCGTTGTGGGGCCTGCGCGACGTCTACGTCCCGTGGTTCACCAGCGATCCGGAGGTACGTCGTACGCTCGCGGCCGTGCTGATCGTGTCGGCGCTCTGGCAGCCGATCAACGGCGTGGTGTTCGTGCTGGACGGCGTACTGATCGGCGCCGGGGACGGCCGCTATCTCGCGCTGGCCGGGGTCGTCGCGCTGGTGCTGTACGTCCCGCTGGCGCTCGCGGTGCTGTGGTTCGGCGGCGGGATCGTGGCGCTGTGGTGGGCGTTCGGCGGGTACATGCTGCTCCGGTTCGTCACGCTGACCACCCGCGAGCGCCGCGACGGCTGGTTGGTCACCGGCGCCACCCGCTGA